One part of the Quercus lobata isolate SW786 chromosome 7, ValleyOak3.0 Primary Assembly, whole genome shotgun sequence genome encodes these proteins:
- the LOC115951234 gene encoding aldehyde oxidase GLOX, translating to MDSVLSKWLLLFFFFFFTITLTTTTKLARAQLPGTWELVVENAGIASMHTAVTRFNTVILLDRTNIGPSRKMLPKGHCRFDRNDAVLKRDCYAHSVVLDLQTKLIRPLMILTDTWCSSGQFLPDGTLLQTGGDLDGLRKIRKFEPCERDGHCNWVELDDVELKDGRWYATNQILPDGSVIIVGGRATNTVEYYPPRKNGAVALPFLADVEDSQMDNLYPYVHLLPNGHLFIFANNKAVLYDHEANKVVKNYPPLDGGPRNYPSAGSSAMLALDGDYSTAVIVVCGGAQYGAFIERSTDTPAHGSCGRIVATGPDPVWEMEDMAFGRIMGDMVMLPTGEVLIINGAQAGTQGFEMGSNPCLYPLLYRPDQPVGLRFMTLTPGTVPRMYHSTANLLPDGRVLIAGSNPHVLYRFNAEFPTELRIEAFSPEYLSADRANIRPVIEGIPETVRYGDVFEVSLSVTLPVVGIVEMNFGSAPFATHSFSQGQRLVKLAVKSAVPDGDGRYKVGCTAPPNGMVAPPGYYMAFAVNQGVPSVARWVQLVAK from the coding sequence ATGGATTCTGTTTTATCAAAATGGcttctcttattcttcttcttcttcttcaccattACGCTTACAACGACCACTAAGCTCGCACGTGCTCAACTCCCCGGCACGTGGGAACTTGTGGTCGAGAACGCTGGCATAGCTTCCATGCACACGGCTGTCACACGCTTCAACACCGTGATCCTTCTAGACCGAACCAACATCGGCCCCTCCCGCAAAATGCTCCCCAAGGGCCACTGCCGTTTCGACCGCAACGACGCCGTTTTGAAGCGAGACTGTTACGCCCACTCCGTCGTCCTCGACCTCCAAACCAAACTAATCCGACCGTTAATGATTTTGACCGACACGTGGTGCTCATCGGGCCAGTTTCTCCCAGATGGTACTCTGTTACAGACGGGTGGGGATTTAGACGGGTTGAGGAAGATCCGAAAGTTCGAACCGTGTGAACGCGATGGGCACTGCAACTGGGTTGAGCTTGATGACGTGGAACTAAAGGATGGTCGGTGGTACGCTACGAATCAAATATTACCAGACGGGTCGGTGATTATTGTCGGTGGGAGAGCAACGAATACAGTTGAGTACTATCCGCCGAGAAAAAACGGTGCCGTTGCGCTCCCATTCCTTGCTGACGTGGAAGATAGTCAGATGGACAATCTGTACCCTTACGTTCATCTCCTCCCCAACGGTCACCTTTTCATCTTCGCTAACAACAAAGCAGTGTTGTATGACCACGAGGCTAACAAGGTCGTGAAGAATTATCCACCGTTAGATGGGGGCCCACGTAACTATCCATCGGCTGGATCATCCGCCATGCTGGCACTTGATGGCGACTACTCAACGGCTGTGATTGTGGTCTGCGGTGGCGCACAATACGGTGCGTTTATTGAGAGGAGCACGGACACACCGGCGCACGGTAGCTGTGGGCGTATTGTAGCGACAGGACCCGACCCGGTTTGGGAAATGGAGGATATGGCATTCGGGCGGATTATGGGGGATATGGTTATGTTACCCACGGGGGAGGTGTTGATTATCAATGGAGCTCAAGCGGGTACTCAAGGGTTTGAGATGGGTTCTAACCCGTGTTTGTACCCGCTTCTTTATCGACCCGACCAACCAGTCGGGTTACGGTTTATGACTTTGACTCCAGGTACTGTTCCCAGAATGTACCACTCAACTGCCAACCTGTTACCGGATGGACGGGTTTTGATCGCCGGAAGCAATCCGCATGTTCTTTACAGATTCAATGCTGAGTTCCCGACCGAATTGCGAATTGAAGCGTTCTCGCCCGAGTACTTGTCGGCGGATCGGGCGAATATCCGACCCGTGATTGAGGGAATTCCTGAAACGGTGCGTTACGGTGATGTGTTTGAAGTGTCTCTATCTGTTACATTACCTGTTGTGGGGATTGTGGAAATGAATTTTGGAAGTGCGCCTTTTGCAACGCATTCATTTTCGCAAGGACAAAGGTTGGTTAAATTAGCCGTTAAAAGTGCCGTACCAGACGGTGATGGCCGTTATAAAGTGGGGTGTACGGCGCCGCCAAATGGGATGGTTGCTCCGCCGGGTTATTACATGGCATTTGCTGTCAATCAGGGCGTGCCAAGTGTTGCACGTTGGGTACAGCTGGTAGCAAAATGA